The following are encoded in a window of Manihot esculenta cultivar AM560-2 chromosome 8, M.esculenta_v8, whole genome shotgun sequence genomic DNA:
- the LOC110621121 gene encoding monodehydroascorbate reductase: protein MAEKSFKYVIVGGGVAAGYAAREFGNQGVKSGELAIISKEAVAPYERPALSKAYLFPEGTARLPGFHVCVGSGGERLAPEWYKEKGIELILSTEIVKADLATKTLTSAAGETFKYQILIIATGSTVIRLTDFGVQGADSKNIFYLREIDDADKLVEVIKAKKDGKAVIVGGGYIGLELSAALRINNIDVTMVYPEPWCMPRLFTAELAAFYEGYYANKGINIIKGTVAAGFTADSNGEVKEVKLKDGRVLEADIVVVGVGGRPLTALYKGQVEEEKGGIKTDAFFRTSVPDVYAVGDVATFPLKLYNELRRVEHVDHARKSAEQAVKAIKSSEEGKTIDEYDYLPYFYSRAFELSWQFYGDNVGESVFFGDSDPKAPKPKFGSYWIKDGKVVGAFLEGGSPDENKAIAKVARVQPSIQNLDQLTKEGLSFACNI, encoded by the exons ATGGCGGAGAAGAGCTTCAAGTACGTGATCGTTGGTGGTGGCGTAGCCGCT GGATATGCAGCAAGGGAGTTTGGCAACCAGGGGGTTAAGTCAGGTGAATTGGCAATCATCTCCAAGGAAGCG GTGGCTCCTTATGAACGTCCTGCACTTAGCAAGGCATATCTTTTCCCTGAAG GAACTGCAAGGCTTCCAGGATTCCATGTCTGTGTTGGAAGTGGAGGGGAGAGGCTGGCTCCTGAGTGGTACAAAGAGAAAG GAATAGAGTTGATCCTTAGCACAGAAATAGTCAAAGCAGATCTTGCTACCAAGACTCTAACAAGTGCAGCAGGAGAAACCTTCAAGTATCAGATTTTGATTATTGCAACAGGTTCCACT GTTATAAGATTGACAGATTTTGGCGTCCAAGGAGCTGATTCCAAGAATATATTCTACTTGAGAGAAATTGATGATGCTGATAAGCTTGTAGAAGTAATTAAGGCAAAGAAAGATGGGAAAGCTGTAATCGTGGGAGGAGGATACATCGGTCTTGAGCTTAGTGCAGCACTGAGAATTAATAATATTGATGTCACAATGGTTTATCCTGAACCATGGTGCA TGCCTCGTCTTTTTACTGCCGAATTAGCTGCTTTCTATGAGGGTTATTATGCTAATAAAGGAATCAACATTATCAAGGGAACAGTTGCTGCTGGGTTTACTGCCGATTCAAATGGGGAG GTAAAGGAGGTGAAACTTAAGGATGGTAGAGTATTGGAAGCTGACATTGTCGTTGTTGGTGTTGGTGGAAGGCCACTTACAGCATTATACAAAGGGCAGGTTGAAGAGGAGAAAGGTGGAATAAAG ACCGATGCATTTTTCAGAACAAGTGTTCCTGATGTGTATGCCGTTGGTGATGTTGCTACTTTTCCTTTGAAATTGTACAATGAGCTGAGAAGAGTTGAACACGTTGACCATGCCCGCAAATCAGCTGAGCAGGCTGTGAAG GCCATTAAATCAAGCGAGGAAGGGAAAACAATTGATGAGTATGACTACCTTCCATACTTCTACTCTCGTGCCTTTGAGCTGTCCTGGCAATTCTATGGTGACAATGTTGGTGAGTCGGTGTTCTTTGGGGACAGTGATCCAAAAGCACCAAAGCCAAAGTTTGGATCATACTGGATCAAAGACGGAAAGGTTGTTGGAGCATTTCTGGAAGGTGGAAGTCCTGATGAAAACAAGGCTATTGCTAAAGTTGCGAGAGTCCAGCCTTCAATTCAGAATTTGGATCAGCTCACAAAGGAAGGTCTTTCCTTTGCCTGTAACATTTGA